From one Flavobacteriales bacterium genomic stretch:
- a CDS encoding threonylcarbamoyl-AMP synthase — protein sequence MLIDIHPTHPEPRKIKAAADALRAGEVIVCPTDTVHAFVCSAESARAVEELARLKGGKRGKAELSLICESLSHLSDYARVTDTAAYRIVKRALPGPFTFILPASAAIPKLFKNNRRTIGIRVPDHAVPQALVKELGHALAATSVHDPDTLLDHTSEAWRIEELFGHQLGMVLDAGPCGLEPSTVIDLSQGEPLVVRKGKGDSSAVL from the coding sequence GTGCTGATCGACATCCACCCCACGCATCCAGAGCCGCGCAAGATCAAGGCGGCGGCTGATGCGCTGCGCGCCGGCGAAGTGATCGTGTGCCCCACGGACACGGTGCATGCCTTCGTATGCAGTGCGGAGAGCGCGCGTGCCGTGGAAGAGCTGGCGCGATTGAAGGGCGGCAAGCGCGGCAAAGCGGAACTCTCATTGATCTGCGAGAGCCTGAGCCACCTCAGCGACTATGCGCGGGTGACGGATACCGCTGCATACCGCATCGTGAAGCGCGCGCTGCCCGGACCATTCACCTTCATCCTGCCTGCCAGCGCGGCCATCCCGAAACTGTTCAAGAACAACCGCAGGACCATCGGCATCCGTGTGCCCGACCATGCCGTGCCGCAAGCGTTGGTGAAGGAATTGGGGCATGCGCTCGCCGCCACCAGCGTGCACGACCCGGACACCCTGCTGGACCACACCTCCGAGGCGTGGCGGATCGAAGAGCTCTTCGGGCATCAGTTGGGCATGGTGCTCGATGCGGGTCCATGCGGATTGGAGCCGAGCACGGTGATCGACCTCAGCCAAGGAGAGCCCTTGGTGGTTCGCAAAGGCAAGGGTGATTCGAGCGCTGTGCTCTAG
- the fsa gene encoding fructose-6-phosphate aldolase gives MKFFIDTASLAQIKEAQDLGVLDGVTTNPSLMAKEGVSGEERVRQHYIDICDIVDGPVSAEVISTDLAGIVREGEALAALHPNIVVKVPMIRDGVKALKHFSGKGIKTNCTLVFSAGQALLAAKAGATFVSPFIGRLDDVSTDGVALIEQIRLIYDNYGYRTEVLAASIRHPMHIVQCAEVGADVATCPLSAITALFDHPLTTIGLEKFLADHRKAAAVKA, from the coding sequence ATGAAATTCTTCATCGACACCGCGAGCCTCGCGCAGATCAAGGAAGCCCAGGACCTCGGCGTGCTCGACGGCGTGACGACCAACCCGTCGCTCATGGCCAAGGAGGGCGTCAGCGGTGAAGAGCGCGTCCGGCAGCATTACATCGACATCTGCGATATCGTTGACGGCCCGGTGAGCGCCGAAGTGATCAGCACCGACCTCGCAGGCATCGTGCGCGAGGGCGAAGCGCTGGCCGCGCTGCACCCCAACATCGTGGTGAAGGTGCCCATGATCCGCGATGGCGTGAAGGCGCTGAAGCACTTCAGCGGTAAAGGCATCAAGACGAACTGCACGCTGGTGTTCTCCGCCGGGCAGGCCCTGCTCGCCGCCAAAGCGGGCGCCACTTTCGTATCGCCATTCATCGGCCGCCTCGACGATGTGAGCACCGACGGCGTTGCGCTCATCGAGCAGATCCGTTTGATCTACGACAACTACGGCTACCGCACCGAGGTGCTCGCGGCAAGCATCCGCCACCCGATGCACATCGTCCAATGCGCGGAGGTGGGCGCTGATGTGGCCACCTGCCCGCTGAGCGCGATCACCGCGCTGTTCGACCATCCGCTCACCACCATCGGCCTGGAGAAATTCCTCGCGGACCACCGCAAGGCCGCAGCGGTGAAGGCCTGA
- a CDS encoding S9 family peptidase — MRTKLHHLLIAGAFPLIASAQGPTIPVTDNLVAEGIPPLPASLISEVRAYTEGRGAGLAAWHPVRKEMLISTRFGNTSQLHQVRFPGGARMQITFYEDAVGGANYEPNEGRYFLFNKDAGGNEFSQLYRMDADGKATLLTDGKRSQNGRGAWSRDGKRIAYSSTMRNGKDRDIRVMDPLDPATDRVVAENSGGGWGISDWSIDDKQLLIGEGISVNESRIYVLDIATGVKTRLLPLKDERTTYRAIAWNAEGTGIFLTSNKDSEFNRLCIYDLRTRKLKAITESIPWDVGGVELAHDRSRMAFTTNEDGLSKLYLLDTRTLAYEEVPGMPVGLIGGLSFTKDGRALGLTLTTHASTSDVFELDLASGKLLRWTESELGGMDVSGLRAPELVKWPSFDKRTISGYLYRPHARFTGKRPVIINIHGGPEGQSRPGFQGRNNYYLNELGVAIIYPNVRGSSGYGKTFLDLDNGYKREESVKDIGALLDWIATQPDLDADRVMVTGGSYGGYMTLAVSVHYADRIRCALDVVGISNFNTFLKNTEDYRRDLRRVEYGDERDPKMAAFLEGISPLNRAEKITKPLFIVQGGNDPRVPASEAVQMKERIKEKGGTVWFLMANDEGHGFRKKGNSDFQFYATIAFVREHLLK, encoded by the coding sequence ATGCGAACCAAGCTCCACCACCTCTTGATCGCCGGGGCGTTTCCGCTCATCGCTTCGGCCCAAGGCCCCACCATCCCCGTCACCGACAACCTCGTGGCCGAAGGCATACCTCCATTGCCCGCGAGCCTCATCAGCGAGGTGCGGGCGTACACCGAAGGACGCGGCGCTGGCCTCGCAGCGTGGCACCCTGTGCGCAAGGAGATGCTCATCAGCACGCGCTTCGGCAACACCAGCCAGCTGCACCAGGTGAGGTTCCCCGGCGGCGCGCGCATGCAGATCACCTTCTACGAGGATGCCGTGGGCGGCGCCAACTACGAGCCCAACGAGGGACGCTATTTCCTCTTCAACAAGGATGCGGGCGGCAACGAGTTCAGCCAGCTCTACCGCATGGATGCCGATGGCAAGGCTACGCTGCTCACCGATGGCAAGCGATCGCAGAATGGGAGAGGGGCGTGGAGCCGCGATGGCAAGCGCATCGCCTACAGCAGCACCATGCGCAATGGCAAGGACCGCGACATCCGCGTGATGGATCCCCTGGACCCGGCGACCGACCGCGTGGTGGCCGAGAACAGCGGCGGTGGCTGGGGCATCAGCGATTGGAGCATCGATGACAAGCAATTGCTGATCGGCGAAGGCATCTCGGTGAATGAGAGCCGCATCTATGTGCTCGACATTGCCACCGGGGTGAAGACGCGTTTGCTTCCGTTGAAGGACGAGCGCACCACCTACCGCGCAATCGCCTGGAATGCGGAGGGCACGGGCATCTTCCTCACCAGCAACAAGGACAGCGAGTTCAATCGCCTCTGCATCTACGATCTGAGGACGCGCAAGCTCAAGGCGATCACGGAGAGCATCCCGTGGGATGTTGGAGGCGTGGAACTCGCGCACGATCGCTCGCGCATGGCTTTCACCACCAATGAGGACGGCCTCTCGAAGCTCTACCTCCTTGACACGCGCACGCTCGCCTACGAGGAAGTGCCGGGCATGCCCGTGGGCCTCATCGGCGGCCTGAGCTTCACGAAGGATGGCCGCGCGCTCGGCCTGACGCTCACCACGCACGCCAGCACCAGCGATGTCTTCGAGCTGGATCTGGCCAGCGGGAAGCTGCTGCGCTGGACCGAGAGCGAGCTCGGCGGCATGGATGTGAGCGGCCTGCGCGCACCTGAGCTGGTGAAGTGGCCTTCATTCGACAAGCGCACGATCAGCGGCTACCTCTACCGGCCACACGCGAGGTTCACCGGCAAGCGGCCCGTGATCATCAACATCCATGGAGGGCCGGAGGGGCAATCGCGGCCGGGCTTCCAAGGGCGCAATAATTACTACCTGAATGAACTGGGCGTGGCCATCATCTACCCCAATGTGCGCGGCAGCAGCGGCTACGGCAAGACCTTCCTTGACCTGGATAATGGCTACAAACGCGAAGAGAGCGTGAAGGACATCGGCGCGCTGCTCGATTGGATCGCAACGCAACCGGATCTCGATGCCGACCGCGTGATGGTGACCGGTGGCAGCTACGGCGGCTACATGACATTGGCCGTTAGCGTCCACTACGCCGATCGCATCCGCTGCGCGCTCGATGTGGTGGGCATCAGCAACTTCAACACCTTCCTGAAGAACACAGAGGATTATCGCCGCGACCTGCGCCGTGTGGAATACGGTGATGAGCGCGATCCGAAGATGGCCGCCTTCCTCGAGGGCATCTCACCGCTCAACCGCGCCGAGAAGATCACCAAGCCGCTCTTCATCGTGCAGGGCGGCAATGACCCGCGCGTGCCCGCCAGCGAAGCGGTGCAGATGAAGGAACGCATCAAGGAGAAAGGCGGCACCGTCTGGTTCCTCATGGCCAACGACGAGGGGCACGGCTTCCGCAAGAAGGGCAACAGCGATTTCCAGTTCTATGCGACGATTGCCTTCGTCCGCGAGCACTTGCTGAAGTGA
- a CDS encoding PHB depolymerase family esterase, protein MRLHMNGLIKQGLLVLSILCGAHRAIGSAEAGEREVLVEVQSFGNNPGNLRMFMRAPQGAGSLEGKRPMVMVLHGCGQDAESILKLSGWGAIADSVGAYLVFAQQRRSNSPMRCFNWFREGDALPGMGEVFSLAQMIEHAFARYPVDPSGVSAYGVSAGAAMAVALAACHPRLLQQAAIVAGAPYGGVAKGDAERRPVVHPEALTPMQWAERVRQVALDPVVRYPRIVVVHGVRDHVADFELARALVAQWTSVAGADSVPESKERVDARATVVRMSFRDSTGAEPVVLYRIEELGHRLAQDDQGRGGWTGKDVGFNSTRAIAREFGLVR, encoded by the coding sequence ATGCGATTGCACATGAACGGACTGATCAAGCAAGGTCTTTTGGTCCTCTCCATCCTTTGCGGTGCGCACAGAGCCATTGGTTCGGCAGAAGCGGGGGAGCGGGAGGTGCTGGTCGAGGTGCAGTCTTTCGGCAACAACCCCGGCAACCTGCGCATGTTCATGCGTGCGCCCCAGGGGGCTGGATCGCTCGAGGGCAAGCGGCCCATGGTGATGGTGCTGCACGGCTGCGGCCAGGATGCCGAGTCGATCCTCAAGCTCAGCGGCTGGGGCGCCATCGCCGATAGCGTGGGCGCCTACCTCGTCTTCGCGCAGCAGAGGCGCAGCAACAGCCCGATGCGCTGCTTCAACTGGTTCCGTGAAGGCGATGCCTTGCCCGGCATGGGCGAAGTGTTCTCGCTTGCGCAGATGATCGAGCACGCGTTCGCGCGTTATCCGGTCGATCCCTCAGGCGTGAGTGCGTACGGTGTGTCTGCGGGCGCGGCCATGGCGGTGGCGCTGGCGGCCTGCCATCCGAGGCTGCTGCAGCAGGCCGCGATCGTGGCGGGGGCGCCATATGGGGGAGTCGCGAAGGGCGATGCGGAGCGCAGGCCGGTGGTGCATCCCGAAGCGCTCACGCCGATGCAATGGGCTGAGCGTGTGCGCCAGGTGGCGCTCGATCCGGTTGTACGTTACCCGAGGATCGTGGTGGTTCATGGGGTTCGTGACCACGTGGCCGATTTCGAGCTGGCGCGCGCGCTCGTGGCCCAATGGACATCTGTTGCAGGAGCCGACAGCGTCCCTGAGTCCAAGGAGCGGGTCGATGCGCGTGCCACTGTGGTGCGCATGAGCTTCCGCGATTCAACCGGTGCAGAACCCGTGGTGCTCTACCGCATCGAGGAATTGGGCCATCGCTTGGCGCAGGATGATCAGGGAAGAGGCGGCTGGACCGGCAAGGATGTCGGCTTCAACAGCACACGGGCGATCGCGCGGGAGTTCGGGCTGGTGCGCTAG